A stretch of Panulirus ornatus isolate Po-2019 chromosome 36, ASM3632096v1, whole genome shotgun sequence DNA encodes these proteins:
- the LOC139760308 gene encoding WD repeat-containing protein 20 isoform X2: MYTYNEELMCGVDRPHYQLFKQGEGYSVYTCKTKSTRNPLYRWVVGEGSINEFAFSPCSKYLAVVSQDGNLKVFNFDTMDLVGSARSYYGGLLCVCWSPDGRYVVTGGEDDLITVWSFHEKRVVARGQGHKSWVTVVAFDSYTTLYSDMDGFDVCNEDTTKHNSIGNDVRGSKANNSASNSRPNSNRNSLASDGLGLSVTSYRLGSVGQDTLLCLWDLKDDVLTQPYLRPRSSTVVSGSGKGSGTVGTGALQTGQPTANAKCNSVKESSVGSDSSHHSHSTNSLTAKLANLNFGEKKDKEKGDKDHKRSLSLASKNSTQNCKGSVNKNQVGGSTLPPDESHKPMGTSLCPRLDECPLLEPMICKKIGHERLSGLVFREDCVITSCQDGCVLTWCRPGKQPGSNQHSTPSPTTAVAMGGGPVASGGTVV, encoded by the exons AAAACCAAAAGTACTAGAAACCCACTTTATAGATGGGTAGTTGGTGAGGGAAGCATTAATGAGTTTGCTTTCTCACCATGCTCAAAATACTTGGCTGTGGTGTCCCAAGACGGTAACTTGAAAGTCTTTAACTTTGATACTATGGACTTAGTGGGTAGTGCTAGAAGTTACTATGGGGGCTTATTATGTGTTTGCTGGTCACCAGATGGTCGTTATGTTGTGACAGGTGGTGAGGATGACCTCATTACAGTTTGGTCATTTCATGAAAAGAGAGTTGTGGCCAGAGGGCAGGGACACAAAAGCTGGGTCACAGTGGTTGCATTTGATTCATATACAACTTTATATAGTGATATGGATGGTTTTGATGTGTGTAATGAAGATACAACCAAACATAATAGCATAGGTAATGATGTAAGAGGTAGTAAAGCAAACAATAGTGCTTCAAATTCGAGACCTAATTCAAACAGGAACTCTTTAGCCTCAGATGGACTGGGGCTATCTGTAACAAGTTATCGGCTTGGTTCAGTTGGTCAGGACACATTGCTGTGTTTGTGGGACCTCAAGGACGATGTTTTAACACAGCCTTACTTGCGGCCAAGATCAAGTACAGTTGTAAGTGGTAGTGGAAAGGGGAGTGGTACCGTGGGAACAGGTGCACTTCAGACTGGACAGCCCACAGCAAATGCCAAATGCAATAGTGTGAAAGAATCCTCTGTTGGTAGTGATTCTTCCCACCACTCTCATTCAACCAATTCATTAACTGCCAAATTGGCTAACCTCAACTTTggtgagaagaaagataaagaaaagggtGATAAGGACCATAAACGAAGCCTCAGCTTAGCATCGAAAAATTCAACACAAAACTGTAAAGGATCTGTAAATAAAAATCAAGTTGGAGGATCAACATTGCCGCCCGATGAGTCCCACAAGCCTATGGGTACTTCCCTCTGTCCACGGTTAGATGAGTGTCCTCTGTTAGAGCCCATGATATGCAAAAAAATTGGGCATGAACGGCTCTCTGGTCTTGTCTTTAGAGAAGACTGTGTGATTACCTCCTGTCAGGATGGCTGTGTACTCACCTGGTGTCGACCAGGGAAGCAG CCTGGTAGCAATCAACACTCAACTCCCAGTCCAACAACTGCTGTGGCCATGGGTGGAGGTCCAGTGGCCTCGGGTGGGACAGTTGTGTAG